A stretch of Methylogaea oryzae DNA encodes these proteins:
- a CDS encoding YgiQ family radical SAM protein, translated as MHTAPDLFSHRPYWAKRFGVAPQLPMSRSEMDALGWDACDVVLVTGDAYVDHPSFGMALIGRLLETHGFRVGIIAQPDWTSAEDFKRLGEPKLFFGVTGGNMDSMVNRYTSDRRIRSNDAYTPDGEGGKRPDRSVLVYSQRCREAYKHVPLVIGGIEASLRRIGHYDYWSDTVRRSVLVDAKADLLVYGNGERAVVEIAHRLAKGEPIGNLTDLRGTAFLRKGVPDGWTEIDSSDVDHPGVVVPHPNPYDEAPPACAQDETATPIRFNRKPKLDPAATVIRLPAYEQVKADPVLYAHASRVLHLETNPGNARALIQRHGDRDVWLNPPPIPLTTAEMDKVYGLPYSRVPHSAYGKAKLPAFEMIQHSVTIMRGCFGGCTFCSITEHEGRIIQSRSEDSIIREIEAIRDTSPAFTGHISDLGGPTANMYRLACKSREVEAACRKPSCVYPDVCHNLGTDHGPLIKLYRRARSLAGVKKITIGSGLRYDLAVKSPEYIKELVTHHVGGYLKIAPEHTEAGPLSKMMKPGIGTYDRFKALFDKYSKEAGKEQYLIPYFIAAHPGTTDQDMLNLALWLKRNGFRPDQVQAFLPSPMAVATAMYHSGKDPLHKVGRGSESVFTAKKLSQRRLHKAFLRYHDAENWPMLREALKRMGRADLIGNGKHHLVPSWQPAGTGQQGEGARTERSLKPRPSKTARTSAPKSIGKRRR; from the coding sequence ATGCACACCGCCCCCGATCTATTCTCCCACCGCCCCTATTGGGCCAAGCGCTTCGGCGTGGCCCCGCAACTGCCCATGTCCCGCAGCGAAATGGACGCCCTCGGCTGGGACGCCTGCGACGTCGTGCTCGTCACCGGCGACGCCTACGTCGACCATCCCAGCTTCGGCATGGCCCTGATCGGCCGCCTGCTGGAAACCCACGGCTTCCGCGTCGGCATCATCGCCCAGCCGGACTGGACCTCAGCAGAGGATTTCAAGCGGCTGGGCGAGCCCAAGCTGTTCTTCGGCGTCACCGGCGGCAACATGGACTCCATGGTCAACCGCTACACCTCCGACCGCCGCATCCGCTCCAACGACGCCTATACCCCCGACGGCGAAGGCGGCAAGCGGCCGGACCGCAGTGTGCTGGTCTATTCCCAGCGCTGCCGCGAGGCTTACAAGCACGTGCCGCTGGTCATCGGCGGCATCGAAGCGTCCCTGCGCCGCATCGGCCACTACGACTACTGGTCCGACACCGTGCGCCGCTCGGTGCTGGTGGACGCCAAGGCCGACCTGCTGGTGTACGGCAACGGCGAGCGCGCCGTGGTGGAGATCGCCCACCGCCTGGCCAAGGGCGAGCCCATCGGCAACCTCACCGACCTGCGCGGCACCGCCTTCTTGCGGAAAGGCGTGCCGGACGGCTGGACGGAAATCGACTCCAGCGACGTGGACCACCCTGGCGTGGTGGTGCCCCATCCCAACCCTTACGACGAAGCGCCGCCCGCCTGCGCCCAGGACGAGACCGCAACGCCGATCCGCTTCAACCGGAAACCCAAGCTGGACCCGGCCGCCACCGTCATCCGCCTGCCCGCCTACGAACAGGTGAAGGCCGACCCGGTGCTGTACGCCCACGCCTCGCGGGTGCTGCACCTGGAAACCAATCCCGGCAACGCCCGCGCCCTGATCCAGCGCCACGGCGACCGCGACGTGTGGCTCAACCCGCCGCCCATCCCGCTCACCACGGCGGAAATGGACAAGGTCTACGGCCTGCCCTACTCGCGCGTACCCCACTCCGCCTACGGCAAGGCCAAGCTGCCGGCCTTCGAGATGATCCAGCACTCGGTGACCATCATGCGCGGCTGCTTCGGCGGCTGCACCTTCTGCTCCATCACCGAGCACGAGGGCCGCATCATCCAGAGCCGCTCGGAGGATTCCATCATCCGCGAGATCGAGGCCATCCGCGACACCTCCCCGGCTTTCACCGGCCACATCTCCGACCTGGGCGGCCCGACCGCCAATATGTACCGCTTGGCCTGCAAGTCGCGGGAGGTGGAAGCCGCCTGCCGCAAGCCCTCCTGCGTCTATCCAGACGTGTGCCACAACCTCGGCACCGACCACGGCCCCCTCATCAAGCTGTACCGGCGCGCCCGCAGCCTTGCCGGGGTGAAGAAGATCACCATCGGCTCGGGGCTGCGCTACGACCTGGCGGTGAAATCGCCGGAATACATCAAGGAGCTGGTCACCCACCACGTCGGCGGCTACCTGAAGATCGCGCCGGAGCACACCGAGGCCGGCCCCCTGTCAAAAATGATGAAGCCCGGCATCGGCACCTACGACCGCTTCAAGGCGCTGTTCGACAAGTACTCGAAAGAGGCCGGCAAGGAGCAGTATCTCATCCCCTACTTCATCGCCGCCCACCCCGGCACGACGGACCAGGACATGCTCAACCTGGCCCTGTGGCTGAAACGCAACGGCTTCCGTCCCGACCAGGTGCAGGCCTTCCTGCCCTCGCCCATGGCGGTGGCGACGGCCATGTACCATTCCGGCAAGGACCCGCTGCACAAGGTCGGCCGGGGCAGCGAATCCGTCTTCACGGCAAAGAAGCTCAGCCAGCGGCGGCTGCACAAGGCCTTCCTGCGCTACCACGACGCGGAAAACTGGCCGATGCTGCGGGAAGCGTTGAAACGCATGGGCCGCGCCGACCTCATCGGCAACGGCAAGCACCATCTGGTGCCCAGTTGGCAGCCGGCGGGAACGGGACAACAGGGCGAGGGAGCGCGCACGGAGCGCAGCCTCAAACCGCGCCCGAGCAAAACGGCGCGAACTAGCGCGCCAAAATCCATCGGCAAACGCCGGCGTTAA